One window of the Eucalyptus grandis isolate ANBG69807.140 chromosome 6, ASM1654582v1, whole genome shotgun sequence genome contains the following:
- the LOC104449862 gene encoding transcription repressor OFP14 — MPKKLQRSLQDYLSKIKKPNRTPSIQLPHSSISASKSCILSGCKHPKTQSFAIDGGRNGVGSSGGGGGGGNDAATLDDIDRFLFENFKSLYLRDDDGGVGVGVGVGAVTCKKGNGNNEKECGGGDQFLFESPRFVDPPANLCGSNRFFVAPGSSSSLMEEARISLTMSEDVTSSSTSTATNTTSSTTTTTITDVTTGSSDNSRENETKATLPDDCVAVLTHSTSPYDDFKRSMQEMVEARLQGHAKVDWEFMEELLFCYLNLNEKKSHKYILSAFVDLMVVLRRNRGGGSGGTPARSRDKVGRNKVRRDG, encoded by the coding sequence ATGCCTAAGAAACTTCAAAGATCTCTCCAAGATTACCTTTCCAAAATCAAGAAGCCTAATCGCACACCTTCTATCCAACTCCCTCACAGCTCCATCTCAGCCTCCAAAAGCTGCATTCTCTCAGGGTGCAAGCACCCGAAAACACAATCGTTTGCCATTGATGGGGGCAGGAACGGCGTCGGTAGCAGcggaggtggtggcggcggcggcaacgatGCGGCTACTCTCGACGACATTGACCGCTTCCTCTTCGAGAATTTCAAGTCGCTCTATCTCCGGGATGACGATGGAggagtcggagtcggagtcggagtcggTGCTGTGACGTGCAAGAAGGGCAACGGAAACAACGAGAAGGAATGTGGCGGGGGCGATCAATTTTTATTCGAATCGCCGAGATTCGTCGACCCGCCGGCGAACCTGTGCGGGTCGAACCGGTTCTTCGTGGCCCCCGGCTCGTCGAGCTCCTTAATGGAGGAAGCCCGCATCAGTTTGACCATGTCGGAGGACGTGACCTCCAGCTCCACATCGACCGCGACCAACACGACCTCCTCGACCACCACCACAACCATCACCGACGTCACAACGGGGAGCTCAGATAATTCCCGCGAGAACGAGACGAAAGCCACGCTCCCCGACGACTGCGTCGCCGTCCTGACGCACTCCACTAGCCCGTACGATGATTTCAAGCGTTCCATGCAAGAAATGGTGGAGGCCAGGCTCCAGGGCCATGCAAAGGTCGACTGGGAGTTCATGGAGGAGCTCTTGTTCTGCTACCTGAATTTGAACGAGAAGAAGTCCCACAAGTACATACTGAGCGCCTTCGTGGATCTCATGGTGGTCCTGCGTCGGAACcggggcggcggcagcggcgggaCTCCGGCAAGGTCACGGGACAAGGTGGGGAGGAATAAAGTTAGGAGAGATGGGTAG
- the LOC104449864 gene encoding uncharacterized protein LOC104449864 — translation MATEKSREERRRKIVDGGSDRLALITGHPPPLPNDQFAGGIVGDDHAGSSRSSEEIVDAEASAKEISHVGESVAETSLCKSEISGLHVQAPLMPRISTASQSLSGSKQRNQLYFFSSKRLNSCVLESEKMRACCALIIAVLVVLSCSGAKSDSVISSRPLYILLVTDVTVVLIRMYLDMQRNAEESVDESGESQEDSDNWGGAVKVLERGLAVYQTVRGVFIDCSVYMVIVICCLSVC, via the exons ATGGCGACGGAGAAGAGCCGGGAGGAGCGGCGGAGGAAGATCGTGGACGGCGGATCGGATCGCCTGGCTCTCATCACCGGCCATCCTCCGCCTCTTCCCAACGATCAATTCGCCG GTGGCATTGTGGGTGACGATCATGCCGGCAGTTCTAGATCCTCCGAAGAAATTGTTGATGCTGAGGCTTCAGCTAAAGAGATTTCTCATGTTGGAGAATCCGTTGCTGAGACCAGCTTATGCAAGTCTGAGATTAGTGGGCTTCACGTACAAGCACCATTGATGCCTAGAATCTCTACAGCTTCACAATCTTTGTCCGGTTCAAAGCAGAGGAACCAGCTTTATTTTTTCAGCTCAAAGAGGCTGAACTCATGTGTTCTAGAATCAGAGAAAATGCGCGCTTGCTGTGCTCTTATCATTGCGGTCTTGGTAGTTCTATCCTGCAGTGGAGCAAAGTCAGACAGTGTGATATCCTCGAGGCCTTTGTACATACTACTGGTGACAGATGTGACGGTTGTGCTTATCCGGATGTACCTTGACATGCAAAGGAATGCTGAGGAGAGTGTGGATGAAAGCGGGGAATCTCAGGAGGATAGTGATAACTGGGGAGGAGCAGTTAAGGTTTTGGAGAGAGGATTGGCGGTGTACCAGACGGTGCGTGGAGTCTTTATAGATTGCAGTGTTTACATGGTGATAGTTATTTGCTGTCTCTCTGTATGCTAA
- the LOC104449866 gene encoding uncharacterized protein LOC104449866, translating into MDSSKANPPPPTLPIYYTPLPPQPDAPNYILLPLHHPATASPRRLHTICAMSLILLASVAYILYPSEPDIDVVRLRLNRVQFHTQPHVLVDISLFLTIKVCNADVYSMDYSTLDVAIGYRGKMLGHVKSDHGHVMALGSSYVDAELEFDGVEVFSDAVFLLEDLAKGTVPLDTVTTIDGRVGLLFFGFPLKAKVSCEVSVNTHNQTIVRQNCFAE; encoded by the exons ATGGACTCCTCCAAGGCCAATCCACCACCACCCACACTTCCCATCTACTACACCCCCTTGCCACCCCAACCCGATGCCCCAAACTACATCCTTTTACCGCTCCACCACCCTGCAACCGCCTCCCCACGGCGGCTCCATACCATTTGCGCCATGTCGCTGATTCTTTTAGCCTCGGTAGCCTACATACTTTACCCATCGGAGCCGGACATAGATGTGGTGCGGCTCCGACTGAACCGGGTCCAATTCCACACCCAACCGCATGTGCTCGTCGACATATCCCTATTCCTCACTATCAAAGTCTGTAACGCCGATGTCTACTCCATGGACTATAGCACGCTTGATGTGGCGATCGGGTACCGGGGAAAGATGCTGGGGCATGTGAAGTCGGACCATGGTCATGTGATGGCGCTCGGGTCATCCTATGTGGATGCCGAGCTGGAGTTCGACGGGGTTGAGGTGTTTAGCGACGCGGTGTTCTTGCTCGAGGACTTGGCCAAGGGCACGGTTCCACTCGACACGGTTACAACGATCGACGGGCGAGTTGGGTTGTTGTTCTTTGGCTTCCCTCTGAAA GCCAAAGTATCATGCGAGGTCTCAGTGAACACCCACAATCAAACCATCGTGCGTCAAAACTGTTTTGCTGAG TGA
- the LOC104449867 gene encoding ras-related protein RHN1 isoform X1: MARPANRIINAKLVLLGDMGTGKTSLVLRFIKGQFFDNQEPTIGAAFFTQILSLAEATVKFDIWDTAGQERYHSLAPMYYRGAAAAVVVYDISSVDTFVRAKKWVEELQRQGNTNLVMALVANKSDLDPKREVQNEDAEQFAQENGMFFIETSAKTAQNINNLFFEIAKRLARALPLRTAGINLSSEREEKRRKRFCCIG, encoded by the exons ATGGCGAGGCCCGCGAACAGGATTATTAATGCCAAGCTG GTGCTCCTGGGGGACATGGGAACTGGGAAAACAAGTTTAGTGCTGAGATTCATAAAAGGCCAATTCTTTGATAACCAG GAGCCAACAATTGGAGCTGCATTTTTCACCCAGATATTGTCATTAGCCGAAGCAACGGTTAAGTTCGACATATGGGACACAGCAGGCCAGGAGCGATATCACAGCTTGGCCCCCATGTACTATCGAGGAGCAGCAGCTGCAGTTGTTGTATATGACATATCAAGCGTG GACACATTTGTTCGAGCCAAAAAATGGGTTGAAGAACTACAAAGACAAG GAAACACAAATCTAGTGATGGCGCTGGTGGCAAACAAATCTGACCTGGATCCGAAGCGTGAAGTGCAAAATGAG GATGCAGAGCAATTTGCTCAAGAAAACGGGATGTTCTTCATTGAGACTTCAGCAAAAACTGCACAAAATATCAACAACCTTTTCTTCGAAATTG CAAAGAGATTGGCAAGAGCCTTACCACTAAGGACTGCAGGGATAAACTTGAGCAGcgaaagagaagagaagcgAAGAAAACGTTTCTGTTGCATCGGGTGA
- the LOC104449867 gene encoding ras-related protein RHN1 isoform X2 — protein MPSWWVLLGDMGTGKTSLVLRFIKGQFFDNQEPTIGAAFFTQILSLAEATVKFDIWDTAGQERYHSLAPMYYRGAAAAVVVYDISSVDTFVRAKKWVEELQRQGNTNLVMALVANKSDLDPKREVQNEDAEQFAQENGMFFIETSAKTAQNINNLFFEIAKRLARALPLRTAGINLSSEREEKRRKRFCCIG, from the exons ATGCCAAGCTGGTGG GTGCTCCTGGGGGACATGGGAACTGGGAAAACAAGTTTAGTGCTGAGATTCATAAAAGGCCAATTCTTTGATAACCAG GAGCCAACAATTGGAGCTGCATTTTTCACCCAGATATTGTCATTAGCCGAAGCAACGGTTAAGTTCGACATATGGGACACAGCAGGCCAGGAGCGATATCACAGCTTGGCCCCCATGTACTATCGAGGAGCAGCAGCTGCAGTTGTTGTATATGACATATCAAGCGTG GACACATTTGTTCGAGCCAAAAAATGGGTTGAAGAACTACAAAGACAAG GAAACACAAATCTAGTGATGGCGCTGGTGGCAAACAAATCTGACCTGGATCCGAAGCGTGAAGTGCAAAATGAG GATGCAGAGCAATTTGCTCAAGAAAACGGGATGTTCTTCATTGAGACTTCAGCAAAAACTGCACAAAATATCAACAACCTTTTCTTCGAAATTG CAAAGAGATTGGCAAGAGCCTTACCACTAAGGACTGCAGGGATAAACTTGAGCAGcgaaagagaagagaagcgAAGAAAACGTTTCTGTTGCATCGGGTGA